A genomic stretch from uncultured Pseudodesulfovibrio sp. includes:
- a CDS encoding glycosyltransferase encodes MTRTPYTAEALTTDGKLTDIRIHRQDKTWHMWGRKGLEREQTLAETVPSGTLPVLIGSGLGYCMETLHSKGFPVVVVDKEQAILDLTRSIPHHGTILSIHDDDPAKAFQRIADWQTQHGGYPLHLVIHPLYPRLDREYYGPIIEAVKSSGTVDFWSRAHYPKFQSTRPRVLFFDSGYFLCREILAAFDRLEIEYRTIPLDNRETGDQSFIESILKSVIDYKPDLVLTVNHFGLDREGKLAELLADLNLPLASWFVDNPHLILFDYAHPGSDNTVIFSFDAGSIETVRDKGFPHVHYLPLATDPAKFMPGGIVKTPAQWHADVSFVGNSMVRPVADCLEQANLPAYFAADYKNVARHFGESDEKLISNFLKKYHLDWHKTIAALPTKENRLASESLLTWEATRQYRLDCIRQILPYTPLIVGDAGWDTILPQGITIRRLERLDYYEDLPRFYQVSKINFNCTSHQMPGAVNQRVFDVPACNGFLITDHREQMEDLFDLDTEAVVYRHPEEIPYLIDHFLADPKKRSLIATAARKRILAAHTYEIRLTRLLETMRNTFG; translated from the coding sequence ATGACCCGAACTCCTTACACAGCCGAAGCCCTGACTACTGACGGCAAACTGACCGACATCCGTATCCACAGACAGGATAAGACCTGGCACATGTGGGGCCGCAAAGGCTTGGAGCGGGAACAGACGCTTGCAGAGACGGTCCCGTCGGGCACCCTGCCAGTCCTGATCGGCTCGGGTCTGGGGTATTGCATGGAAACTTTGCACAGCAAGGGATTTCCGGTTGTCGTGGTGGACAAAGAACAGGCCATTCTCGACCTGACCAGATCCATCCCGCATCACGGCACGATTCTTTCAATACATGACGACGATCCGGCCAAAGCTTTTCAACGTATTGCGGACTGGCAAACCCAACACGGCGGCTACCCTCTCCACCTAGTGATCCACCCGCTGTATCCCCGACTGGACAGAGAGTATTACGGCCCGATCATTGAAGCCGTGAAATCCTCCGGCACCGTCGATTTCTGGAGTCGTGCACACTATCCCAAATTCCAATCTACCCGTCCGCGTGTGCTCTTTTTCGACTCCGGTTATTTTCTGTGCCGAGAGATTCTCGCGGCCTTTGACCGTCTTGAAATTGAATATCGCACCATTCCCCTCGACAACAGGGAAACCGGCGACCAGTCGTTCATCGAATCCATTCTGAAATCGGTCATCGACTACAAACCGGATCTGGTCCTGACCGTCAACCACTTCGGACTTGACCGAGAAGGCAAACTGGCCGAACTGCTAGCTGATCTCAACCTGCCACTGGCTTCCTGGTTCGTAGACAATCCACATCTCATTCTCTTCGACTACGCTCACCCCGGCAGTGACAACACAGTTATTTTCTCCTTTGACGCGGGGAGCATTGAAACGGTCCGAGACAAGGGTTTCCCTCATGTTCACTACCTGCCCTTGGCAACAGACCCAGCGAAATTCATGCCCGGGGGAATAGTCAAAACACCGGCTCAATGGCATGCTGACGTTTCATTCGTGGGCAACTCCATGGTCCGCCCTGTGGCCGACTGCCTGGAACAGGCAAACCTGCCTGCGTATTTCGCTGCGGATTATAAAAACGTGGCCCGGCACTTTGGCGAATCAGACGAAAAACTGATCTCGAATTTCTTAAAAAAATACCATTTGGACTGGCACAAGACAATCGCAGCCTTGCCCACCAAAGAGAACAGACTTGCCAGTGAATCCCTGCTCACCTGGGAGGCGACCCGGCAATACAGACTCGATTGCATCAGACAGATCCTCCCCTATACGCCATTGATCGTCGGCGATGCAGGCTGGGACACGATTCTCCCACAGGGAATTACTATCCGACGGCTGGAACGATTGGACTACTATGAGGATCTCCCACGATTCTACCAGGTCTCCAAAATCAATTTCAACTGCACCAGTCACCAGATGCCGGGAGCCGTTAACCAGCGCGTTTTTGACGTACCGGCCTGCAACGGCTTTCTCATCACGGACCATCGCGAACAAATGGAAGACCTGTTTGATCTCGACACCGAAGCCGTAGTGTACCGACACCCGGAAGAAATTCCATACCTCATCGACCACTTTCTCGCAGACCCAAAAAAAAGATCACTCATAGCGACAGCAGCCAGAAAACGAATACTGGCAGCACACACCTATGAAATCCGCTTGACTCGTCTTCTGGAAACCATGCGAAACACCTTCGGCTAA
- a CDS encoding flagellin, translating into MSLVINHNMMAMNASRNLGQSYSALETSTRRLSSGLRVGTASDDAAGLAVRELMRADIQSLHQGVRNANDAISLIQTADGALGVIDEKLIRMKELAMQASTGTYNSDQRLIIDSEYQAMASEITRIANSTDFNGIYLLNGNLSGAHSGSGLQSSGKLKVHFGTGNDCAEDYYYVEISSSTASSLGVGLAASNSISTQALAQASLETLNNAIISKDKIRANLGSLQNRLENTVTVLEIQAENVQAAESRISDVDVATEMTEFVRNQIKTQAAVSMLAQANSMPRMALSLIG; encoded by the coding sequence ATGTCTCTCGTAATTAACCACAACATGATGGCAATGAATGCATCCCGCAACCTGGGCCAGTCCTACAGCGCCCTGGAAACATCAACTCGTCGCCTGTCTTCCGGACTTCGTGTCGGTACAGCTTCTGATGATGCTGCCGGCTTGGCAGTTCGCGAATTGATGCGCGCAGACATTCAGTCTCTGCATCAGGGCGTTCGTAACGCAAACGATGCCATCTCCCTCATTCAGACCGCTGATGGCGCCCTCGGCGTTATCGATGAAAAGCTGATCCGTATGAAGGAACTGGCCATGCAGGCCTCCACGGGTACCTACAACTCTGACCAGCGTTTGATCATCGACTCCGAGTATCAGGCCATGGCTTCAGAAATCACCCGTATCGCCAACTCCACTGACTTCAACGGCATTTACCTGCTCAACGGTAACCTTTCCGGCGCCCACTCCGGTTCCGGTCTCCAGTCCTCCGGCAAGCTGAAGGTTCACTTCGGTACTGGTAACGACTGCGCAGAGGATTACTACTACGTTGAGATCAGCAGCTCCACCGCCTCTTCTCTGGGTGTTGGTCTTGCTGCAAGCAACTCCATTTCAACCCAGGCTTTGGCCCAGGCCTCTCTGGAAACTCTGAACAACGCGATCATTTCCAAGGATAAGATCCGCGCCAACCTCGGTTCCCTGCAGAACAGGCTTGAAAACACCGTGACCGTTCTGGAAATCCAGGCCGAGAACGTACAGGCTGCTGAATCCCGCATCTCCGACGTCGACGTCGCAACCGAGATGACCGAATTCGTCCGCAACCAGATCAAGACCCAGGCCGCAGTTTCCATGCTGGCCCAGGCCAACTCCATGCCGAGAATGGCTCTGTCCCTCATCGGCTAG
- the fliD gene encoding flagellar filament capping protein FliD, with the protein MAENSYTSGAINFAGLGNGTDFNKLIDGLVDVEKKRVTRLETWKTSWETKNEQFKSLNTQMLTLKSTLEGFDSVNEFMQRSVTSTNTDLLTASATSDAIESTHSLTVYSLAKNDMHITASGTSELSTSIFASSSSFTFSYNGENFTIDNIAAGTTLEGFVNIINNHPESRDKIQASTIFDGTSHHLQLAGLNQGDAYDLFISNTGSMIFQASDFAQTQEAEDCKIRVDGLLISRESNIIDDAIPGLKLDLKNADPLETIQITVNTDKQAMQDAVTKFVEAINMVRANIIAITKVDETKGTTSTGGESLVDPKDTKGSILTGNYGIDIISQNLKNITAEMGLGFAPWDEDTLTGDKFSALSQLGILTDAEQGSPTYGLLKIDYDVLSKALDDDPTAVAKLFSSKSDGKSQSPDFTFKSLIDGTTKAGFYDIEIVSDGTQITSATINGEPASVSGWEITGSSGDALGMAIRLDNTGAGTHSGKVAIQKGKAGELIDELTSLTKPYNEFTYEGGPLAVLQNNYNDIMSSIDDKIAYENARISKMEVNMRLKFSRLDALLGQYSLKQGQLSSAIQQLGN; encoded by the coding sequence ATGGCAGAAAATTCATACACATCCGGCGCAATCAATTTTGCCGGCCTGGGAAACGGGACAGACTTCAACAAACTCATCGACGGCCTCGTCGATGTGGAAAAGAAACGCGTCACCCGTCTGGAGACGTGGAAAACGTCTTGGGAAACCAAAAACGAGCAGTTCAAAAGCCTGAACACCCAGATGCTGACCCTCAAGTCAACACTTGAAGGCTTCGATTCGGTCAATGAATTCATGCAGCGTAGTGTGACGAGTACGAATACAGATCTTTTGACAGCTTCAGCAACAAGTGACGCTATCGAATCAACGCACTCGTTAACAGTGTATAGTCTTGCCAAAAACGACATGCATATCACTGCTTCGGGCACCAGTGAATTAAGTACTTCGATTTTTGCTTCCTCGTCATCATTCACTTTTTCATATAATGGTGAGAACTTTACCATTGACAACATTGCCGCAGGAACCACCTTGGAAGGCTTTGTCAACATCATCAACAATCATCCTGAATCACGGGATAAAATTCAGGCATCAACAATTTTCGATGGGACAAGTCACCATTTGCAACTCGCCGGGCTCAATCAGGGAGACGCTTATGATCTCTTTATTTCCAACACCGGGAGCATGATTTTTCAGGCGTCAGACTTCGCCCAGACACAAGAAGCCGAAGATTGCAAAATTCGCGTCGACGGTCTGCTCATCTCTCGTGAATCCAACATCATTGACGATGCCATTCCGGGTTTGAAACTTGACCTCAAAAATGCGGACCCGCTGGAAACTATCCAGATTACTGTCAACACAGACAAGCAGGCGATGCAAGACGCCGTCACTAAGTTCGTGGAAGCGATCAACATGGTTCGTGCCAACATCATCGCCATCACGAAGGTCGATGAAACCAAAGGGACAACCAGCACGGGAGGAGAATCTCTTGTCGACCCCAAAGACACTAAGGGATCAATTCTCACCGGCAACTATGGCATTGATATCATTTCACAGAATCTCAAGAATATTACAGCCGAAATGGGACTTGGATTCGCTCCCTGGGATGAAGACACACTGACCGGCGACAAATTCTCTGCACTATCACAGCTCGGCATTCTTACGGATGCAGAACAGGGATCTCCGACATATGGTCTGCTGAAAATCGATTATGACGTGCTCTCCAAGGCCCTTGATGACGACCCCACAGCTGTTGCAAAATTATTTTCATCAAAAAGCGATGGCAAAAGTCAATCACCTGACTTCACTTTCAAATCATTGATTGACGGGACAACCAAAGCCGGATTCTACGATATTGAAATAGTCAGTGACGGAACACAAATCACCAGTGCCACTATCAATGGCGAACCGGCATCTGTTTCCGGCTGGGAAATCACTGGTAGCTCAGGTGATGCCCTTGGTATGGCCATTCGTCTGGACAATACGGGCGCCGGAACCCACTCCGGAAAAGTCGCTATTCAAAAAGGCAAAGCCGGCGAATTAATTGATGAACTGACGAGCCTGACCAAACCGTACAACGAATTTACATATGAAGGCGGGCCGCTGGCGGTCTTGCAGAACAACTACAATGACATCATGAGTTCCATTGATGACAAGATCGCTTATGAGAACGCCCGAATCAGCAAAATGGAAGTAAACATGCGTCTCAAATTTTCTCGTCTGGACGCACTGCTCGGACAATACAGCCTCAAGCAGGGGCAGTTGAGTTCAGCAATCCAACAGCTTGGCAACTAG
- the fliS gene encoding flagellar export chaperone FliS, translated as MANPAKAYLATQIETTTQGDLLLMLYEAAIKFLKRAKVEIDKKDYAKKGIYISKAMAIIHELSESLNKEKGGDITPKLGALYHFCTSQLIKANIRLDNKMIDEVINILEGLRSAYAQIIPGYDGKPTSMTTTTTPSQAQPAQAAPSTMSTQTLKPPVPGNQQTSAAPQQPAAKPQPAVPPQPLKMRSAAAAAKFRAANAYTTNR; from the coding sequence ATGGCTAACCCAGCGAAAGCATATCTCGCAACACAGATTGAAACCACGACTCAGGGTGATCTGCTCCTCATGCTCTATGAGGCAGCAATCAAGTTTCTGAAGCGAGCCAAGGTGGAAATCGACAAGAAAGATTACGCCAAGAAAGGCATATACATATCTAAAGCCATGGCTATCATCCATGAGTTGTCCGAGAGCCTGAACAAGGAAAAAGGCGGAGACATCACCCCAAAACTCGGGGCTCTCTACCATTTCTGTACCTCGCAGCTCATCAAGGCGAATATCCGCCTGGACAACAAGATGATTGATGAAGTCATCAATATTCTTGAAGGCCTGCGCTCGGCCTATGCCCAAATCATCCCCGGATACGACGGCAAACCGACTTCAATGACCACAACAACGACTCCTTCACAGGCTCAACCTGCGCAAGCAGCTCCGTCAACCATGTCCACACAAACACTGAAGCCCCCCGTTCCTGGAAATCAGCAGACTTCAGCAGCACCGCAGCAACCCGCTGCCAAGCCACAACCGGCGGTGCCGCCGCAGCCTCTGAAAATGCGCTCCGCGGCAGCGGCTGCAAAATTCAGGGCAGCCAACGCCTATACCACCAATAGATAA
- a CDS encoding glycosyltransferase family 4 protein — protein MVYSPVRALHVSKSLTLGGTEKVMQLFVANLDSTRFEAAVYCPQDGERGKQIRAHGINTLIGYDFPTILSRFNPQIVHVHRAGWPEPDILKAIKQAGTPVVVETNVFGRYDPSPSAAIIDRTLFVSEFCLKRFATTTGIKTESPRYSFIYNPVDTDFFAKTARINRDFSLPAAGRISRADPGKWSPLAMDFLPLVVRDIPDFRYHIIGAIPEAHEYVTANNLSRNVLFHHPVQTDTEIASFLDNVSVLAHANDTGESFGLVIAEAMACGLPVITHPCEGLRDNAQLELVEHMTTGLVARNAEEYANALKYIFSHPDDARRMGLVGQKKAARLYRAQTVTRQLETVYQELLHRKGLTA, from the coding sequence ATGGTTTATTCCCCTGTTCGTGCTCTTCACGTATCCAAATCCCTGACTCTGGGTGGCACAGAAAAAGTCATGCAGCTTTTCGTTGCCAATCTGGACTCAACCCGATTCGAAGCGGCCGTGTATTGCCCGCAAGATGGAGAACGCGGTAAACAGATTCGAGCTCATGGAATCAATACGCTTATAGGATATGATTTCCCGACTATTCTCAGCCGTTTCAATCCGCAAATAGTTCATGTTCACAGAGCCGGTTGGCCTGAGCCGGATATTCTCAAAGCCATTAAGCAGGCCGGAACCCCCGTCGTGGTAGAAACCAATGTCTTCGGGCGATATGACCCAAGCCCGTCCGCTGCCATCATAGACCGGACTCTGTTCGTTTCGGAATTTTGCCTGAAACGGTTTGCCACAACCACTGGCATCAAAACCGAATCACCTCGCTATTCTTTCATATATAATCCGGTGGATACGGACTTCTTCGCGAAAACGGCTCGTATCAACAGAGATTTTTCCCTTCCGGCAGCCGGGCGCATATCACGGGCCGACCCTGGCAAATGGTCGCCACTGGCCATGGACTTTCTCCCTTTGGTGGTTCGCGATATCCCGGACTTCCGATATCACATCATCGGGGCCATCCCCGAAGCTCATGAATACGTTACCGCCAACAATCTTTCTCGCAACGTTCTGTTTCATCATCCGGTACAGACAGACACCGAAATAGCTTCTTTCCTTGACAATGTCTCAGTTCTGGCCCACGCCAACGACACCGGAGAGTCCTTCGGCCTGGTCATTGCCGAAGCCATGGCATGCGGTCTGCCAGTCATCACTCACCCGTGCGAGGGGCTCAGGGACAACGCTCAGCTTGAACTGGTTGAGCACATGACCACCGGACTCGTGGCACGCAACGCCGAAGAATATGCCAACGCACTCAAGTACATTTTCTCCCATCCGGACGATGCACGGCGAATGGGGCTGGTCGGGCAGAAAAAAGCCGCCCGTCTCTATCGCGCACAAACGGTCACCCGTCAGCTTGAAACCGTGTATCAAGAACTTCTCCACCGCAAAGGACTTACCGCATGA
- a CDS encoding glycosyl transferase family 2 has translation MSKLIKHYTDAVLDFAFKDESVDTVLQKTSEDTPTFIERTLNIFTKSRATALVLFGLGNGEYALALRAALPETTRLFVCETDTGTARAFLKANPDWAEETTNVNLICDISLWAQLYLLALANVTPDTATLVLNPTLTDDARQHFQSLQRLFMQTKAHQAINSSYLSHVGVAAPDLSVGAILSPNEPDLDVYFGQFPDWVKEIVVIWDSETVPEADYPCAVPVRHFAHPLDDFASQRNRMLEQCEGDWILYLDGDEMFSEDVWSLFPACMLVKRLEACYFPRMTLYPDDKHSKVGYGLWPDLQLRLFKNNAGIRFERPIHEKLTGIEGRTALALDAPILHYSRLRKSPEVLADKLKRFDEAGGDVLTHVLNEDYPNVERSLFAEASFIMGAIQMLLLEKNPA, from the coding sequence ATGAGCAAATTGATAAAGCACTATACCGACGCCGTCCTGGACTTTGCCTTTAAGGATGAGTCAGTTGATACGGTGCTCCAAAAAACTTCTGAGGACACTCCGACTTTCATCGAGCGCACCCTCAACATTTTCACAAAAAGCCGAGCCACAGCTCTGGTCCTTTTTGGGCTTGGCAACGGAGAATACGCACTGGCCCTCCGTGCAGCGCTTCCGGAAACTACCAGACTGTTTGTTTGCGAAACAGATACAGGCACAGCCCGGGCCTTTCTGAAAGCCAACCCGGATTGGGCAGAAGAGACCACGAACGTGAACCTCATCTGTGATATTTCCCTGTGGGCACAGCTCTATCTTCTTGCTTTGGCCAACGTCACTCCGGACACGGCCACTCTCGTCCTCAATCCAACCCTGACCGATGACGCCAGGCAACACTTTCAATCCCTGCAACGACTCTTCATGCAGACAAAAGCGCATCAGGCCATCAACAGTTCCTACCTGAGCCATGTCGGTGTGGCGGCCCCCGATCTTTCTGTTGGAGCCATTCTCAGCCCGAACGAACCGGACCTCGACGTATACTTCGGTCAATTCCCGGACTGGGTCAAAGAGATAGTCGTGATCTGGGATAGTGAAACCGTCCCTGAAGCCGACTATCCGTGTGCTGTACCGGTCCGTCACTTCGCCCACCCTCTGGATGATTTCGCTTCCCAGCGCAACCGCATGCTCGAACAGTGTGAAGGCGACTGGATTCTCTATCTGGACGGCGACGAAATGTTCAGCGAAGACGTATGGAGCCTGTTCCCAGCCTGTATGCTCGTGAAAAGGCTGGAAGCCTGTTATTTCCCGAGAATGACGCTCTACCCAGACGACAAGCATTCCAAGGTGGGCTACGGCCTTTGGCCCGACCTCCAACTGCGTCTTTTCAAAAACAATGCGGGCATCCGATTCGAACGCCCCATCCACGAAAAACTGACAGGTATTGAAGGACGCACTGCCCTCGCGCTGGACGCTCCCATCCTGCACTACAGCCGACTGCGCAAGTCCCCGGAAGTTCTGGCCGATAAGCTGAAACGCTTCGATGAAGCCGGAGGAGATGTCCTGACCCATGTTTTGAACGAAGATTATCCCAATGTGGAACGCTCACTCTTCGCCGAAGCGTCATTCATCATGGGAGCAATCCAGATGCTCCTACTAGAAAAAAATCCTGCTTAA
- a CDS encoding zinc-ribbon domain-containing protein: protein MQIICPECKFAREVDESKIPPRSQVATCPKCQTKFKFREIPEMDFVIEEPEAPAQESTVTAQQPTHVSETEPPERTFPDLPAPGENPKEDLWKRLDAMAPPTQKPAAGATTESAPVDPPAHQNGTEPIEGWNGEFNADFPEPLEKPKIIYPSGQAPKDDEKQPVDGWTGEFNEDFPDPMQADSHQSDESEHSMEVPPPFEQLDRYGFFSGLFMTIKLALFSPRLFFSVMPVGGGLSKPLTFAILVAMIQALAQFAWGVAGLTPSIDITSNGFEVVAYNTTNGLFELLVTPAFAAMSIYFITGFYHLILKLFRADTKGFEGSFRAVAYAYAPMITGIIPLVTLEVVGVWMLLNAIWGLVLTAIGLKYIHKISYIIIIPVLLMPLLVGMIFAVVSMQGQMPTM, encoded by the coding sequence ATGCAGATAATATGTCCCGAATGCAAATTCGCCCGCGAAGTGGACGAAAGCAAAATACCCCCTCGTTCGCAGGTTGCCACCTGCCCGAAATGTCAGACAAAATTTAAATTCCGCGAAATACCGGAAATGGACTTTGTCATCGAAGAACCGGAAGCTCCGGCACAGGAATCAACCGTCACGGCACAACAACCGACCCACGTTTCGGAAACGGAACCCCCTGAACGGACATTCCCGGACCTGCCCGCGCCCGGAGAGAATCCCAAAGAAGACCTGTGGAAACGGCTGGACGCAATGGCTCCGCCCACACAAAAGCCAGCTGCCGGCGCGACCACTGAATCAGCACCAGTCGATCCGCCCGCCCATCAAAACGGAACAGAACCTATCGAGGGTTGGAATGGTGAGTTCAATGCAGACTTCCCCGAACCACTGGAAAAGCCAAAGATAATCTATCCTTCCGGCCAGGCACCGAAGGACGACGAAAAGCAGCCCGTGGACGGTTGGACCGGAGAATTTAACGAAGACTTTCCCGATCCCATGCAGGCTGACAGTCATCAATCAGACGAATCAGAACATTCCATGGAAGTTCCGCCGCCCTTTGAGCAGTTGGATCGGTATGGATTCTTCAGCGGCCTGTTCATGACTATCAAGTTGGCCCTGTTCTCTCCGCGTCTATTCTTCTCGGTCATGCCCGTTGGCGGCGGCCTGTCCAAGCCCCTGACCTTTGCCATTCTCGTAGCAATGATTCAGGCTCTGGCTCAGTTCGCCTGGGGTGTTGCCGGGCTGACCCCCAGCATTGATATCACATCGAACGGTTTTGAAGTCGTAGCATACAACACCACCAACGGCCTGTTTGAACTGCTTGTCACACCGGCGTTTGCGGCCATGTCCATATACTTCATCACCGGATTCTACCATCTTATCCTAAAACTCTTCCGTGCGGACACCAAGGGCTTCGAAGGTTCTTTCAGAGCTGTAGCCTACGCGTATGCTCCAATGATCACAGGCATAATCCCGCTGGTGACTCTGGAAGTAGTCGGCGTATGGATGCTCCTTAACGCCATCTGGGGACTGGTCCTGACAGCCATCGGCCTCAAGTACATCCACAAAATATCCTATATCATCATAATTCCGGTTCTGCTTATGCCACTGCTCGTCGGCATGATCTTCGCAGTCGTCAGCATGCAGGGACAAATGCCCACGATGTAG
- a CDS encoding OmpA family protein: MKKVLLFALLLILSACANVDLSLTDQTKVYSDPTVRKSPLQVSVHPKGKQYRPLTAYFHPFVIQQRTSDHASLSDAFAQIFYSAWTEERLFPVMELQPGTRYQGLSTALDTARRRGADLLILGKVPYFYAGHTLDDTAITIQLDIYAAGSGVLLWTMMQSGRLEERPPDDYFYFKHEFRMSEAPFNKIIREIAKDMTIPLKAWLPSPDAQFKYVDNPAQVKSSLMQQAESPTPTATDPGPGVTLPPDADDSTMVRPDVPGVNLNILFDFDKATIQESSYPLLDALSEALNSPELKGKQVIIGGHTDAKGDETYNLSLSKKRADAVKTYLVNKGGIAPSSIETVGYGKSRPLNQGTTTEEQQKNRRVEIRLAG; the protein is encoded by the coding sequence ATGAAAAAAGTATTACTTTTCGCGTTGTTACTCATACTGTCCGCGTGCGCAAACGTGGACCTTTCCTTGACGGATCAGACTAAAGTCTACTCAGATCCAACTGTCAGGAAATCGCCACTTCAGGTTTCGGTCCATCCCAAGGGAAAGCAGTACCGCCCACTCACGGCCTACTTTCATCCCTTTGTCATCCAACAGCGAACCAGTGACCATGCAAGTCTGTCTGATGCCTTTGCACAGATTTTCTATTCAGCCTGGACAGAGGAACGCCTCTTCCCGGTTATGGAATTGCAACCTGGCACCCGCTACCAAGGGCTTTCCACTGCTTTGGATACCGCCCGCAGGCGAGGAGCCGACCTGCTCATTCTTGGCAAAGTCCCCTATTTCTATGCAGGACATACACTGGACGACACCGCAATCACCATCCAGCTCGACATCTACGCGGCAGGCAGCGGCGTCCTGCTCTGGACCATGATGCAGTCAGGGCGCCTCGAAGAACGTCCGCCAGATGATTATTTCTATTTCAAACATGAGTTCCGCATGAGCGAAGCACCCTTCAACAAGATTATTCGTGAAATCGCCAAAGATATGACTATCCCGCTCAAGGCATGGTTACCGTCACCGGATGCCCAGTTTAAATACGTCGACAACCCGGCTCAGGTAAAATCAAGTCTCATGCAACAGGCTGAGTCGCCGACACCGACTGCCACAGATCCCGGCCCGGGAGTCACACTGCCGCCAGACGCAGATGACAGCACAATGGTTCGTCCCGACGTACCGGGCGTGAATCTGAATATTCTTTTTGATTTTGACAAAGCGACGATTCAGGAATCATCGTATCCCCTGCTTGACGCGTTAAGCGAAGCACTCAACTCTCCGGAGCTCAAGGGGAAGCAGGTCATCATCGGTGGTCACACAGACGCCAAGGGCGACGAGACATACAACCTCTCCCTTTCAAAAAAACGGGCTGATGCAGTCAAAACATACCTCGTGAACAAAGGTGGCATCGCCCCATCCTCTATTGAAACAGTCGGATACGGTAAGTCCAGACCGCTCAATCAGGGAACTACCACCGAGGAACAGCAGAAAAATCGCCGTGTCGAAATCCGCCTCGCCGGGTAG
- the ahbC gene encoding 12,18-didecarboxysiroheme deacetylase — protein sequence MIGISKLYCGAVEPSDALRYGRESGQLPSHLLQFSKDKKPVVVWNMTQRCNLKCVHCYAQAVEVSAHKDPISNEKAKEMIDDLAQFGAPVMLFSGGEPLVREDLVDLAKHATSKGMRAVISTNGTLITKAKARELKEVGLSYVGISIDGNEAVHDEFRGVPGSYKQALKGVENCQAEGLKVGLRFTINKRNAPEIPHLFRLIEDMEIPRICFYHLVYSGRGSELIKEDLNHQETRDVVDLIMDETKALFDKGKPKEVLTVDNHADGPHVYYRLLKEDPERAKEVLELLKMNEGNSTGRGIGCISWDGKVHADQFMRHHTFGNILERPFSEIWNDPKIELLHKLKDKRPHVGGRCAKCRFLNICGGNFRARAEAYYDDFWAQDPACYLTDEEITGEKL from the coding sequence ATGATTGGTATATCCAAACTCTACTGCGGAGCAGTAGAACCTTCTGACGCACTGCGTTACGGTCGCGAATCCGGGCAGTTGCCCTCCCATCTTCTTCAGTTTTCCAAGGACAAGAAGCCCGTCGTGGTCTGGAACATGACCCAGCGGTGTAACCTCAAATGTGTCCACTGTTACGCACAGGCTGTTGAAGTCAGCGCGCACAAGGACCCCATTTCCAACGAAAAAGCCAAAGAGATGATCGACGATCTCGCCCAGTTCGGCGCTCCCGTCATGCTCTTCTCCGGCGGCGAACCTTTGGTGCGTGAAGATCTGGTCGATCTGGCCAAGCACGCGACCTCCAAGGGGATGCGCGCGGTTATTTCCACCAACGGAACACTCATCACCAAGGCCAAGGCCAGAGAGCTGAAGGAAGTCGGTCTCTCCTACGTCGGTATATCCATCGACGGCAACGAAGCAGTCCACGATGAATTCCGCGGTGTGCCCGGGTCCTACAAGCAGGCACTCAAAGGCGTTGAAAACTGTCAGGCAGAGGGCCTCAAGGTCGGTCTGCGTTTCACCATCAACAAACGCAACGCCCCCGAGATCCCGCATCTCTTCCGTCTCATTGAAGACATGGAAATCCCCCGTATCTGTTTCTACCACCTGGTGTATTCCGGCCGTGGTTCCGAACTGATCAAGGAAGACCTGAACCATCAGGAAACCCGTGATGTCGTCGACCTGATCATGGACGAGACCAAGGCGTTGTTCGACAAGGGCAAGCCCAAGGAAGTCCTGACCGTGGACAACCACGCAGACGGCCCGCATGTCTACTATCGTCTCCTCAAAGAAGACCCTGAACGTGCCAAGGAAGTACTCGAACTGCTCAAGATGAACGAAGGCAACTCCACAGGACGCGGCATCGGCTGTATCTCCTGGGATGGCAAGGTTCACGCTGACCAGTTCATGCGCCATCACACCTTCGGCAACATCCTGGAACGTCCATTCTCCGAGATCTGGAACGATCCCAAGATCGAACTGCTGCACAAGCTCAAGGACAAGCGTCCCCACGTTGGCGGCCGTTGCGCCAAGTGTCGCTTCCTCAATATCTGCGGCGGCAACTTCCGCGCCCGTGCAGAAGCCTACTATGATGACTTCTGGGCACAGGACCCCGCCTGCTACCTCACCGACGAAGAAATCACCGGCGAAAAGCTGTAA